In Delphinus delphis chromosome X, mDelDel1.2, whole genome shotgun sequence, the DNA window ATAAGGACCCAGGATTGGAACCTTAGCTCTGACACTTACTAGCCATGTAACATTAAAAtagagcaaattacttaacctttctgagcctcaagttcctcatctataaaatgagaacaatattAATACTAATCATAATGATTCCCCGGTTGTATGTATTTCAAGTTCTTAGAACATTTCCTGGGGGATAAAAAATGGTATATATGTTAAGTGTTccttgctattattttttaatgttttaaagatgTCTGTAGGGCATCGGGGAAgacatttggagatggggtctgaACTTCAAGAGAAAGGTCTGAGCTGGAAATATAAGCCGAGGCACAGGGACCTCGATTATAAATCACagggacacacacatacacattctctctctctcttagaacagtgcctagcagaTAATAAGTactatataaatgttaaaatattaactattattatttttgataagTATTTCATAAGTCAATTAAATTTAAGCTTATTAAAATGAAAGTTAACTCCTATTGCATATAGTAGTTGCTCACTAACGGTTTAATGACTAAAGAATTCTCAGTGGTtaccttttttcattcattataagTGAATGGAAAttgtaaaaatacaatttataatttactcaaaatataaatctaaatttagtaggtaaaataaaacaagtacTAACAATTGTGATGACAGTATTAGCTTTGacttgaaaacattttcaaatttatttattccgTTCATTTAGAATCAACTTCAATATAAATGCATACACTTCTTATGCCTATGAGCCATAGAAAAACAACCCCCAGTGGCTTATAATTATCAATTATCATGTTCCTCAGAGTTAAATGTCCCTGCTGAAAATAGTCAATGGTATTTCCCCAGGATTTCTGTCTTATACTCAAAGATTTGGCTCACATACAGGGCAGaactggagaggaaggggagCACTGGCCAAGTTTATTCACCAtctaaacaaaattgaaaaagaagtctGCATACCAAGTGGATGgtttaaaatgaatttgaaaaatctGCTACCCCTAACATGCACTAAATATGCATGTACGGCAATCTAGCAATTGTTTCTGCCTCaaaatgtttgattttctttCACATTATAGCTAGACCTACTTAGTATTCTTCCATCGCAGTCCCTTACCTGCAGCAGAAACCCAGTAAAGCACAAGaagaatgggggggggggtgctagGGTAATTAACAAAGCTAAAAAGTACCCCAAGGCACAAAGATAGAGGACAGTCCCCCTCAAAGGATGGGGCAGGAAGTGGGGGTGGTCCCTGGCCTTAAATTCGGGTATACATATAGCATCAGTTCCCAGGCAACAAAGACAGCCAAAAAAAGCTTTTTTGGCTCTAGGAATATTCCTAGAGTGAGGGGAAAGGTGACTACCCAGCCAACCGCCAATTGAATCAACTTGACAATTAGGAAAGTGACCTATGAAGTCATAAATATCAGATTTTAATCTCAGGCTTCCAGCATTTGTATAAGTGATACCACAAAAGAATATTACGTCTCTTAGACTATTTCTTTCCGCACTGACATCTTGAGGAAGAAATATGCCCCTCATCTGTCTCTCCTTCAGTATGATTTTCCCAGGGCAGGCAACCTTTTTGACAAAGAGTAGTTCAGAATTTCTTATGTTTATGAAGACTAGAATTTGGAAAGATGTCTGATAATTTAAATAACAAACACGTTCATAGTATGTTAACCATTTGTGGTTTTCAAAAGAGTGTCATTTATGACTTCCTTGCTTTTGAAGGGAAGAAAAGTTAAATTTATGCCTCAGGAAGCTTAAGCAAGAACTGTTGATAAGTTTTCCTAAGAACTGGCAAAAAGAGGCCACATTCTAACAGTATGGATTGTTGGCTTTTAAGagattttctgtttttgcacctTCTTTTTGTGATTGAGACAAGTAATGCTTTTCTCTTCTAcctatatgaatgtatatattttttctttccactaaTGTAACAGAGATAGTAACTTGAAAGATACCATCTTCAGTGTATGTACAACTGAGTGCTTAGTGTGTTCAATTATTTAAAAGCCTCACATAAGTCATATAACCTATACTAAAATGTATTATTACAAATAGGATGTATGTTATTGATATcatatagagaagagaaaacattattctggataattacaatattaatattcaaaaacaaaactataggcttttcaaatgaatttagaaaaatatcacaCAGGGAGGTAAAGATTTGCAAAAGTGCTTTAATAAAAcgtttaaataaattttggttaAACTTGCAAAGTTTAATAAAATTCCTATTATTACTTTTTGTTTGTCTACCCTACAAGAATAAAACCTTCTTATACATAAAACAGAGCATTTAGTACTATAAATAATACATCAGAGCATGAAACTTACAAAAAGTCTGGTATCTGTACTATGCAACTGCAAGAGATTGTAATTTAATCCAAATATCTCCATATTGTATTTGAAACAATCATTaatcatattttaagaaaaaagtcaaagCTGACCCTCCCATTTAAACATAGTATaatcttatcttttaaaaaaacataaacctACAGTGTAAGAGCAAATCACTAAATGAGCATTTGAACTGAGTGCCTGAATTCATAAACTGCTATCTTTAGCACATCTGAATTAATCAACTACTATATTTAGCAGGAGATACTAATATGACTATAATATGCTAAATCCAAACATAGAAAATAAGTCTAatgtaaaaacaacagaatatttttttgtctcttaacTGGCTCCTTGACTGCATCTACTTTCTCCTAATATGTAGGTATTACAGAAGAAGCTCCCATACAACTAataattttcaactttttctATACCTTTTCTCCTCCAAAATCATCTGTCCAAGAGTGTTTTCATTTGCTTGCTGGTAAACTCTACAAAAAGGCCAGTCAATTTATCCATCGCCATCTCCCTCTGAGCTTCAAATATagttagaaaaatagaaaagttcaAAGCAGTTGGAAAAGCAGTGAAGTTCCAAAAGGATGCCAGTTCCAATCTTTTGTTTAAAGAAATCTACTTCCTAAAAGTCAAACAGTCAAACTCAGTCACAACTGGAGGCAGCGTcttcagaaaatgaaagaagtttTCACTGCTTCAATCAGCAGATTTAAAACGCTCCCCATCCACAGTGGGGTAGATGTGGCCCTTGACGGTCAGATACTCAATGGCTTGATTGATGGTCCCGATGCTCAGGTTGCTAAGCTCGGTCTGGAGCTCACGAACACTCTTGCCTTCCTATCGAGGATACTCCTGAATCAAACGCAGCACCTCCTTCCGGATGAAGTCGGGGTGGTAATCGCTGTGCATCTGGGCCTCATCCATTTCTGAGGGAACAACAGGGACACTTTGCCCAGAGGCCGCTTTATCCAGCATCATGTGCGCGTTAACCGTTTCTAGAATATGTGTGGTGAACTCGTTCGTGTCCTCCAGGACACGGATTTTCAACACCTCAAGGCTCTTCACCTCCGCAGAAGATTTGAGGATACCTAACACTTTGGCGTATACTCTCACTGGAAGGAGAGTTATCCCCTGCTTTGCTCTATCTCTGCCGACCCACTGGCGGACGTTGATAGGCTTGGTGGTCATATCATCAATCTTGTAAAGAACGTAATTTGTAGCCGTCTCTGCCTGCCTGATTATCCCCACGATAGCGACTAGGGAAACCTCGATTCCCCTAATCATGAAGACATCATCAATCACAGTGGAGGTGAGCAGCTGGTTTACACAGCAAGGTATAATATCCTGGATTCGGGACCTGTATCGTATGGACTTAAACGCAAGAGCTACCCTGCCCTGAGACGGTGGGTCATTGCTTCCGATGGCTCCGCCTGCAGCAGAGATGCCGCCATAGCTCCCAAACCCATTCTTACTCATTTTAAGGGCAGCTCCGGCAGACAAGGGGGTGGGGTTTGGCTCCTGTCAGCAAGTTCCGCGAGTTCCACAGGCAGGCTACAACGGAATGCTGGGATTGTGATGACACAAGCAGCCCCATGCAACTGTGGAGCCAATCACCTGCCAGGATGCAGCTGTCTCTAACCAATCAAGACCTGCCATCTTCTCACTTCGCCCCACAATTCTTTGGAGCTGTCGGGTAGTGGCTCTCCTACATCTTAAAGGACCTGCGTGTAATTTCAGACCGTTCCCCGTATctttataaaaatgcatttttaccaggttccccccacccctgcttcatTCCTAAATGTAACGACTTCTGTAGTCACTTCTAAAAGCCTCATTTATTCAACTCACTCAACCACTCAACAGCAATTTTCAGAGCAATAAGTTCAGTATACTTTGTGTGTGGAGGCGGCAGAGgcggcagtgggggaggggggtatGGGGGACGACACACCGCGTTTACTGTCCACCAGTAAACTTTTGCAAATCATTAAAACCAGAAGCATTCTGGAAAAAATGTCGAGACAGCCACCTCTGAATAATTATCGTATTTAAACGCAAGTCATATCTTACcattacctttttaaattttttattgtagaATTACACTTTTCCAGTTATTCTGCCAAATGCATTATCggtaaaaataaatagtatatttcaatttatacataaattcaaatgaaacaactgagCTCTAAATTATTTTCAAGGCTCTGTGGATAGGTCAGGGAAGTACAAATCCCATCATATATtaggaaaaacaagaataaaatcaaaatagGGTTTCTATATACTCTTATCCAGTAATTTCTGAACTTAATATTTTAGTAATTGTGTAAGCAGATcccagaatattttcatattacactgaaaatctatttttccctataaaaacattttatttggggTGTAATTAACTGAAAGGCTTTTTATAGTTAATAAAAGAACATCAGTTATTGGAATCCACCATTGGCAAGAACTTCTTCCTTAAAAATCCTTTGTACCTAGGTAATAGCCTAAATGTGTAGATTTTTGAggagtttattaatattttcttatttattttattggttaaAATTAACTAATCTTGCTATCCCAAATTACATAAATGTGTGAATGACATATCTAAAACTTGTAGAATACAAAACTATATTTACTTCtcaagttaaaaaggaaaaatatcatagAGCCAAtgtacttaatttattttataaataaatatataataattgttATCGAGTACAGATTTTCATATAAATGTGGATGTTTAACTTCTGGACCCATATTTTACATAATCAAAGAGGACCTAACCATCCGACTAATATTTGTATTCTTAAAATTGCTTGTCATTAGAGATCAGAttagctatatatttttaaatgtttacaaacTCATAATTAGACATTGTTTTATTAACTAACATCAGACTTCTGGTCAGGAAAACGTGAGGTTAAAATGACGTAAGTGATTATATTCCCAACAATTATATACAGTACAAATTGTACGAATCATACCAAAACAGTGAAAAAGCACCTACCTGACAGGATTGCTGGTTAAAGAAACCCTCAGAGATTCTAGGCAATTAAGAAGTTTCTCATCTGAAATACCAGATCGTAATTCATGAACATATTCTTGTGAAGACAGAGTGCATTCATGTTTGCTGTTTTTCAGCCctccctattaaaaaaaaaaaagatattattttagaCAAACAACAGGTTTTTTtggtaacttttaaaatacaataatgcatagaatatgcaaatattttaccGTATAAAAATGTGTACAGAGTGCCAGGCGCTTAAAAACTTTTGGTCATAAAACTCACGTGGTAAAATCATGCTGTA includes these proteins:
- the RPA4 gene encoding replication protein A 30 kDa subunit yields the protein MSKNGFGSYGGISAAGGAIGSNDPPSQGRVALAFKSIRYRSRIQDIIPCCVNQLLTSTVIDDVFMIRGIEVSLVAIVGIIRQAETATNYVLYKIDDMTTKPINVRQWVGRDRAKQGITLLPVRVYAKVLGILKSSAEVKSLEVLKIRVLEDTNEFTTHILETVNAHMMLDKAASGQSVPVVPSEMDEAQMHSDYHPDFIRKEVLRLIQEYPR